A window from Chaetodon trifascialis isolate fChaTrf1 chromosome 5, fChaTrf1.hap1, whole genome shotgun sequence encodes these proteins:
- the LOC139331470 gene encoding fibroblast growth factor-binding protein 1-like, translating to MALLTNVTILLVLACISHQLMLISCHKSHGRRGRGVDRGPQKDRPGLKLGRQPKSVSARPIKGKMVTKDKSECSWAATGEDLFILTVTCKKGDRRFSCEYVARPAVCPQYTSNVKLYWKQMARALKKQKNLCQDSSALVRAGMCRGAARDAHFRLRDAQRKTDSSSTPRPLPRAVKSCQPNNKKLAEEYCNDAWSSVCTFFFTMVQDYDC from the coding sequence ATGGCTCTCCTCACCAATGTCACCATCCTGCTGGTCCTGGCTTGTATTTCCCATCAGCTGATGTTGATCAGCTGTCATAAGAGCCATGgacggagaggaagaggggtgGACAGAGGACCGCAGAAGGACAGGCCAGGGCTAAAGCTGGGCCGTCAACCCAAATCCGTCTCTGCCCGGCCCATTAAGGGCAAAATGGTCACCAAAGACAAATCAGAGTGTTCCTGGGCAGCGACAGGTGAGGACCTCTTCATCCTGACAGTCACCTGCAAGAAGGGCGACAGGAGGTTCAGCTGTGAGTACGTCGCCAGACCAGCTGTGTGTCCCCAGTACACCTCCAACGTCAAACTTTACTGGAAGCAAATGGCCAGGGCgctgaagaagcagaagaatTTGTGCCAGGACAGTAGTGCGTTGGTCAGGGCAGGTATGTGCAGAGGAGCTGCCAGAGATGCTCATTTCAGACTCCGTGATGCACAGAGGAAGACTGACTCGTCTTCCACCCCACGGCCCCTACCCAGAGCTGTCAAGTCCTGTCAGCCTAACAACAAGAAGCTGGCAGAGGAGTACTGCAACGACGCCTGGTCCAGCGTTTGCACATTCTTCTTTACTATGGTGCAGGATTATGATTGCTGA
- the anxa5a gene encoding annexin A5a, with amino-acid sequence MKTMCRMFICVALLLQTFRGSVRPFVNFNAKHDAEVLHKAMKGIGTDEDAILMLVTARSNDQRQQIKAAYKKAYGKDLVSALKSELGGLFESLIVALMTPSASYDASQLHKALKGAGTDDDVLIEILASRTGEQIKDIIKVYKKEFSSKLEKDICGDTSGHYQKLLVILLQGSREEGVHEEKIEKDAKDLYAAGEGKVGTDEEKIITILGNRSVEHLRKVFDAYKKLSGSDLEDSIEGETTGNLESLLLAVVKCVRSVPDFFAECLYKSMRRAGTDDSTLMRIMVSRSEVDMLDIRASFKKKYGASLYTTIQEDTAGDYQKALLYLCGGND; translated from the exons atgaaaacaatgtgccgaatgtttatttgtgttgctctcctcctgcagacgTTCAGAGGCAGCGTTCGACCTTTCGTCAACTTCAACGCGAAACACGATGCTGAAGTCCTCCATAAAGCCATGAAAGGAATCG GTACGGATGAAGATGCCATCCTCATGCTTGTGACAGCCCGCAGCAACGATCAGCGCCAGCAAATTAAGGCAGCGTATAAAAAGGCTTACGGAAAG GACTTGGTCAGCGCCCTGAAATCCGAGCTTGGTGGGCTGTTTGAGAGCCTGATCGTGGCCCTGATGACCCCGTCTGCCTCATATGATGCTTCCCAACTGCACAAGGCTCTTAAG GGCGCCGGCACTGATGACGACGTGCTGATTGAGATCCTGGCCTCCAGGACCGGCGAGCAGATAAAAGATATCATCAAAGTCTACAAGAAAG aGTTCAGCAGCAAGCTGGAGAAAGATATCTGCGGTGACACCTCAGGGCACTATCAGAAACTGCTGGTGATCCTCCTACAG gggagcagggaggagggagtaCACGAGGAAAAGATCGAGAAAGATGCGAAG GACTTGTACGCTGCTGGTGAGGGCAAGGTTGGCACAGATGAGGAAAAGATCATCACAATTCTTGGCAACAGGAGCGTAGAACACCTCAGAAAAG tgtttgatgCCTACAAGAAGCTCTCTGGCTCTGACTTAGAGGACAGCATCGAAGGCGAGACCACTGGGAATCTGGAGAGCTTGCTGCTAGCTGTTG tGAAATGTGTCAGGAGTGTCCCAGATTTTTTTGCTGAATGCCTGTATAAATCCATGAGG CGCGCTGGAACCGATGACAGCACCCTGATGAGGATAATGGTGTCAAGGAGCGAGGTGGACATGTTGGACATCAGAGCCAGCTTCAAAAAGAAGTACGGAGCGTCTCTTTACACCACTATCCAG GAGGACACAGCTGGAGACTACCAGAAGGCTTTACTCTACCTCTGTGGTGGGAATGATTAA